The following coding sequences are from one Diadema setosum chromosome 9, eeDiaSeto1, whole genome shotgun sequence window:
- the LOC140232839 gene encoding uncharacterized protein: MGEWSNGICGCFSNIGMCIFTYVVPCYTQGKLAESVGDDCLLCGIALLVPLVNIYARVTTRGKVRDNKGIEGGLIGDLICVCCCPFCALMQEALEMSVATPLGAGESIARS, translated from the coding sequence ATGGGCGAATGGAGTAATGGAATCTGCGGTTGCTTCAGCAACATCGGTATGTGTATCTTCACGTACGTGGTGCCTTGCTACACCCAAGGAAAGCTGGCCGAATCGGTGGGTGATGACTGCCTTCTCTGTGGTATCGCTCTCCTCGTACCCCTCGTCAACATCTACGCCCGTGTCACTACCCGTGGCAAGGTCCGAGACAACAAAGGAATAGAAGGGGGGCTCATCGGGGATTTGATCTGTGTCTGCTGCTGTCCCTTCTGCGCCTTGATGCAAGAAGCTCTGGAAATGTCGGTGGCGACTCCCCTAGGTGCCGGGGAATCCATTGCCCGTTCTTAA